From the Bdellovibrio reynosensis genome, one window contains:
- a CDS encoding PilN domain-containing protein codes for MIKINLASNAAISAGSPISANLGISSDTFLAPDEVRKEALKRLIVILMGPLGFFIYENQNVPAKIAELNAKQQMLAELQNYNSRQAASVAEIKKFKEDEALIEARISALEKIAKDRQREIRVLDLLQTVIPEKAWLTRIQVNPDKVNVQGLALSDFEVSQFLEALTKSVFLMDVNLVSSSEITQEGVVLKKFEISCVLERAE; via the coding sequence ATGATTAAAATCAATCTTGCATCCAACGCCGCCATCAGTGCTGGATCCCCCATAAGTGCTAACCTTGGTATTTCTTCAGACACATTTTTAGCGCCTGATGAAGTAAGAAAAGAGGCTCTGAAGCGTTTGATCGTCATATTGATGGGTCCCTTGGGCTTTTTCATTTATGAAAACCAAAACGTCCCAGCTAAAATTGCTGAATTGAATGCTAAGCAACAGATGCTAGCAGAGTTGCAAAACTACAACTCTAGACAAGCGGCTTCAGTGGCTGAAATTAAAAAGTTTAAAGAAGACGAGGCTTTGATTGAAGCCCGTATTTCTGCCTTAGAAAAAATCGCTAAGGATCGCCAACGCGAAATTCGCGTCTTGGATCTATTGCAAACAGTTATCCCGGAAAAGGCGTGGTTAACACGTATTCAGGTAAATCCGGATAAAGTGAATGTTCAAGGTCTAGCATTAAGCGACTTTGAGGTTTCTCAGTTTTTGGAAGCTTTGACGAAAAGTGTATTCCTGATGGATGTGAATTTGGTTAGTTCAAGCGAGATCACACAAGAAGGTGTGGTCTTAAAAAAATTTG
- the pilM gene encoding type IV pilus assembly protein PilM, with translation MFFKSKKVIGLDIGTSSIKLAEMDFNGKGAQLLSFGFAPTPPNSVTGGEIVDIASVGIAIQSLINEVKTKRKNIATAMWGTAVIVKKITIPRMDKKLIKDQIRFEAEQYIPFDINNISLAHHILAASSSPDTMDILLIAAQNELVTQYTQVIEVSGLTCGVLDVSGFALANAFELNYGKIPGEIIGILNFGASITNFVVVQNGEVIFCRDIPVGGANYTNEIHKAMGVTVGEAEALKLSAVSRREVPDEVHSIISATNEAVTEEIRSSLDFLSATTNGLVLNRCFYTGGSSATSGLIETVSRVTGILMEPFNPFLRVKANPKKFSPEYLDQISSFAGVVTGLALREKGDA, from the coding sequence AGTTATAGGACTCGATATCGGAACGAGTTCGATTAAGTTAGCTGAGATGGACTTCAATGGAAAAGGAGCCCAACTGCTTTCTTTTGGTTTTGCACCCACTCCTCCGAACTCCGTGACTGGCGGGGAGATCGTCGACATTGCTTCTGTCGGAATCGCGATTCAGTCATTAATAAACGAAGTAAAAACAAAACGAAAAAATATTGCCACTGCCATGTGGGGAACTGCCGTGATCGTTAAGAAAATCACCATTCCCCGTATGGATAAAAAATTGATTAAAGACCAAATTCGTTTTGAGGCTGAACAATACATTCCTTTTGATATCAACAATATCAGCTTAGCCCATCACATTCTTGCAGCCAGCAGTTCCCCAGACACAATGGATATTCTTCTTATTGCTGCTCAAAATGAGCTGGTCACGCAATACACCCAAGTGATCGAGGTCAGTGGTTTAACTTGTGGGGTTCTTGACGTCAGCGGTTTTGCATTAGCGAACGCCTTTGAATTGAACTACGGAAAAATCCCAGGTGAAATCATCGGTATCTTAAATTTCGGTGCTTCAATTACGAACTTCGTCGTCGTTCAAAACGGGGAAGTTATTTTCTGCCGCGATATTCCTGTGGGTGGCGCTAACTATACAAATGAGATCCATAAAGCGATGGGTGTCACTGTCGGTGAAGCAGAAGCTTTAAAACTCAGCGCCGTTTCCCGTCGCGAAGTGCCCGATGAAGTTCACAGTATCATTAGTGCAACCAATGAAGCCGTGACGGAAGAGATCCGCAGCAGTTTAGACTTTTTAAGTGCCACAACAAATGGCCTTGTTCTAAATCGTTGTTTTTATACTGGCGGAAGTTCGGCAACTTCGGGTCTTATTGAAACAGTGTCACGCGTAACGGGTATTTTGATGGAACCCTTCAATCCGTTCTTAAGAGTGAAGGCCAATCCTAAAAAATTCTCTCCTGAATATTTAGATCAGATCAGTTCTTTTGCTGGTGTAGTAACGGGTCTTGCTCTTAGAGAAAAGGGGGATGCATGA